The genomic interval GCGATTATGTCCATCAAGTCGGCGATACCGGCCTTTGTCAAACAGCCGATCCGGGACGCGCTGGACGGCTGGGAGAGAAAAAAATTCGTCAAGCATTTGAACTCCTCGTCGTTTTCGCTTCCATCCGGCGCTCCTGTATTAAGTTTCGGGGGGGCGCTTTCGCGGGGCGAAAAAACGATCCTGTCAGGGGGCCGGGTAAAACTTTCGTATCTTGACGAGCGATATCCCGAAAACGCTGAGAACTATAACATCCTGTACCTCGTGAGCAGCGCTCTCCCGAAATTCGCCGCGGCTCTTGCCGGATGGGCGAAGGGGAAAGGGGTGAAGATCGTCCTCAACCAGAACGGCGTGGCCTATCCGGGCTGGGCCGGGAAGGATTTTGAGCATCGCAACACGCAGATGCGTGAAATCCTCGAACTGGCTGATTTTATCGTGTACCAGAGCCGGTTCTGCAAGGAGGGGGCGGACAAATATCTGGGAAAGGCCGCATGCCCTTCGGAGATAATTTATAACTGCGTGGACACATCATTTTTCGTCCCGCCGGCCAGTCCGCCGCCGTTTGACGTATGGAGGATACTGGTGGCCGGGACGCATAATTTCGCCTATAAAATCATGGCGGCCTTGAATGCCGCCGCATCGCTGAAAAACGCCGGGCGCAAAATCAACGTCACCATAGCCGGCAAGCTTGGATGGCAAAACGCAGAGGCGGAAACCATGGAAACGGTCCGCGGGCTGGGGCTGGAAAGCGACGTAAAATTCACCGGCCCATACCCGCGCAAGGACGCCGCGGCGGTCCATGGCGGGGCGCACATGCTGTTCCACGCGCAATACAACGACGCGAGCCCCACAACGCCGCTGGAGGCGATGGCATGCGGAGTCCCCGTGATCGGCTCGAAAAGCGGAGGGACGGTGGAGATAGTGGGCGACGGCGGCATTCTTCTTGACGCGCCGGCAAGTTACGAAAAAATACACGCCCCGGACCCGGCCAAAATGGCGGCGGCGGCGGAACTTATAATGCGAGACTGGGGCAAATGGAGCGCCGCTGCCAGGAAAACGGCGGAATCGCGCTTTGGCAAGGAAGCGTGGACAAATAAACATACGATGATTTTTGGCGGCCTGATCGGAGGGACGGCCCTGTGAAAGGAAAAACAGCCCTTGTGACCGGTGGGGCAGGGTATATCGGAAGCCACTGCGTGCGCTACCTGCGCCGCGCGGGATGGGACACCGTCACGCTGGACGACCTTTCGCTGGGGCACGCGAAGTCCGTGGAAGGGACGGACCTTGTGGTGGGGGACATCGGCGATCCGGCCACGCTTGATTCCATATTCTCCACCCGCAAAATAGACGCTGTGCTCCATTTCGCGGCGCTGTCCAAAGTGGGCGAGTCGGTGGAAAAGCCCGGCCTTTACTATTCGCACAACATCGGCAAGGGACTTGTCCTTCTCGACGCCATGGCGCGGCACGGGGTGGGGAAGCTTGTGTTCTCCTCCACCTGCGCGGTGTACGGCGCACCGGGCGTGGCTCCGATTCCGGACACCTGCGCCATGCATCCGATCAATCCTTACGGATATTCGAAGATGGTGTTCGAACGGATGATGTTCGACATCGGCCGCGAGCGCGGAATATCATCCATAGCCCTGCGCTATTTCAACGCCGCCGGGGCGGACGTGGAGGGGGCCATCGGCGAGGACCATTCGCCGGAGACGCACCTGATACCGTTGGCCATAGACGCGGCACTTGGCCTGCGCCCCGCTCTTGTGATCTATGGAACGGACTATCCCACGCCGGACGGAACCTGCATCCGCGACTATATCCACGTGGAAGACCTGATAGACGCCCACATCAGGGCGCTGGATTACCTGGATGGCGGTGGCGCTCCCGTCTCCGTAAACCTCGGGGTGGGGCGCGGCCATTCGGTGCGGGAGGTGGTGGACATGGTAAGCGAAGTTACCGGAGTGAAAACACCGGTAACAATCGGCCCACGGCGCCCCGGCGACCCGCCGGAGCTTGTGGCCTCCGCCGAATCAGCCTCAAGGCTGCTGGGGGGATGGAAGCCTGCGCACGACCTAAAGTCCATCGTCCGGACGGCGCATCGCTGGCGCGCGGCCAATCCCGCCGGGTACGCCGGGCAGGGCGGATAATCCAATCCGGGGCCTCTGGTGATAAAGAACGCTCTCACCAATTTAGCGCTGGCGGCGGGCTCGTGCGCGCTGCTCTATGCGTCCATAGAGTTTGCGTTTTTCCCGATGCTGTTGCCATATGTGCCGCTGAAGCTGCAGCCATTTCTTAACACCGGGATAGACGTGGCGGCGCAAAGCTCCAAGTCCTCGCTTGTGCCCCGTGATTACA from Nitrospinota bacterium carries:
- the galE gene encoding UDP-glucose 4-epimerase GalE, yielding MKGKTALVTGGAGYIGSHCVRYLRRAGWDTVTLDDLSLGHAKSVEGTDLVVGDIGDPATLDSIFSTRKIDAVLHFAALSKVGESVEKPGLYYSHNIGKGLVLLDAMARHGVGKLVFSSTCAVYGAPGVAPIPDTCAMHPINPYGYSKMVFERMMFDIGRERGISSIALRYFNAAGADVEGAIGEDHSPETHLIPLAIDAALGLRPALVIYGTDYPTPDGTCIRDYIHVEDLIDAHIRALDYLDGGGAPVSVNLGVGRGHSVREVVDMVSEVTGVKTPVTIGPRRPGDPPELVASAESASRLLGGWKPAHDLKSIVRTAHRWRAANPAGYAGQGG
- a CDS encoding glycosyltransferase family 4 protein, with amino-acid sequence MTAPAIMSIKSAIPAFVKQPIRDALDGWERKKFVKHLNSSSFSLPSGAPVLSFGGALSRGEKTILSGGRVKLSYLDERYPENAENYNILYLVSSALPKFAAALAGWAKGKGVKIVLNQNGVAYPGWAGKDFEHRNTQMREILELADFIVYQSRFCKEGADKYLGKAACPSEIIYNCVDTSFFVPPASPPPFDVWRILVAGTHNFAYKIMAALNAAASLKNAGRKINVTIAGKLGWQNAEAETMETVRGLGLESDVKFTGPYPRKDAAAVHGGAHMLFHAQYNDASPTTPLEAMACGVPVIGSKSGGTVEIVGDGGILLDAPASYEKIHAPDPAKMAAAAELIMRDWGKWSAAARKTAESRFGKEAWTNKHTMIFGGLIGGTAL